The Petropleomorpha daqingensis genome includes a window with the following:
- a CDS encoding MaoC family dehydratase, protein MSVDARTVLSGPPAMPALFAKAALTARGRGGALPSTRVARTGVQVDRGDLAAYDRVCGFGLSDVLPATYPHVLAFPLQVALMSDRSFPLALPGLVHVRNRIDVLRPIGAAEPLDLEVWAERFARHGKGATVDLCASASVDGEEVWRGRSTYLARGAKAPEGAPESETSVAIGEVRQVATWRVPDDAGRRYAKVSGDVNPIHLSGLSAKAFGFKRAIAHGMWVKARALAALSGRLPDALSVDVGFQKPLYLPSTVALSTAEAGGGWDFAVRNAVNGTGHLVGTVRPS, encoded by the coding sequence GTGAGCGTGGACGCCCGCACCGTGCTGAGCGGCCCTCCGGCGATGCCGGCGCTGTTCGCCAAGGCCGCGCTCACCGCGCGCGGCCGCGGCGGCGCGCTGCCGTCGACGCGGGTGGCGCGCACCGGCGTGCAGGTCGACCGGGGCGACCTGGCGGCCTACGACCGGGTCTGCGGGTTCGGCCTGTCCGACGTCCTGCCCGCCACCTACCCCCACGTGCTCGCCTTCCCGCTGCAGGTCGCGCTGATGAGCGACCGCTCGTTCCCGCTGGCCCTGCCCGGGCTGGTGCACGTGCGCAACCGGATCGACGTGCTGCGGCCGATCGGCGCCGCCGAGCCGCTGGACCTCGAGGTCTGGGCCGAGCGGTTCGCCCGGCACGGCAAGGGCGCCACCGTCGACCTCTGCGCGTCGGCGAGCGTCGACGGTGAGGAGGTCTGGCGCGGCCGGTCGACCTACCTCGCGCGCGGGGCGAAGGCGCCCGAGGGGGCGCCGGAGTCCGAGACGTCGGTGGCGATCGGCGAGGTGCGGCAGGTGGCCACCTGGCGGGTCCCTGACGACGCCGGCCGCCGCTACGCCAAGGTCTCCGGCGACGTGAACCCGATCCACCTGTCGGGCCTGTCGGCGAAGGCGTTCGGCTTCAAGCGGGCGATCGCGCACGGCATGTGGGTCAAGGCCCGCGCGCTGGCGGCGCTGTCCGGCCGGCTGCCCGATGCGCTCAGCGTCGACGTCGGCTTCCAGAAGCCCCTGTACCTGCCCTCGACGGTGGCGCTGTCGACCGCCGAGGCCGGCGGCGGCTGGGACTTCGCCGTCCGCAACGCGGTCAACGGGACCGGCCACCTGGTCGGGACGGTCCGGCCGTCCTGA
- a CDS encoding 3-oxoacyl-ACP reductase produces the protein MSDWYRDFAHSGIGTTITKQLGLPRPGVLRRYEPGQPLLPGPAVVGSAGEGRLRETLSAVLKDAGVSTDDDGGKPAAVILDATGLTGPADLAAAHDFLAPAVKRLRPSGRVVVLGDPASDADSPAAAAARQALDGLVRSIGKELRDGSTANLLYVPAGAEASVASPLRFFLSGRSAYVDGQPVTLSTAEIPDQDDVRPLDGKVAVVTGAARGIGAAIAKVMARDGAHVVAVDIPAAGQSLADVANEIGGTALQLDITAPDAAQRLIAHLEERHGGVDVVVHNAGITRDKLLVNMDAARWNSVMAVNLQAQLDITQALLEGDVFKPGGRVVAVSSQSGIAGNRGQTNYAASKAGVIGMVRAWAPAFAERGATINAVAPGFIVTEMTAQMPFGTREVGARLNSLQQGGLPVDVAETIAWLSQPASAGVNGQVVRVCGQSLLGA, from the coding sequence GTGAGTGACTGGTACCGCGACTTCGCGCACTCGGGGATCGGGACGACGATCACCAAGCAGCTCGGTCTGCCCCGCCCGGGCGTGCTGCGCCGCTACGAGCCGGGGCAGCCGCTGCTGCCCGGGCCGGCGGTCGTCGGCTCGGCGGGGGAGGGCCGGCTGCGCGAGACGCTGAGCGCCGTCCTCAAGGACGCCGGGGTGAGCACGGACGACGACGGGGGGAAACCGGCCGCGGTGATCCTCGACGCCACCGGGCTGACCGGGCCGGCCGACCTGGCCGCCGCGCACGACTTCCTCGCACCGGCGGTGAAGCGGCTGCGGCCGAGCGGCCGCGTGGTCGTGCTGGGCGACCCGGCGTCGGACGCCGACTCCCCGGCGGCGGCTGCGGCGCGGCAGGCCCTCGACGGGCTGGTCCGCTCCATCGGCAAGGAGCTGCGCGACGGCTCGACGGCGAACCTGCTCTACGTGCCGGCCGGTGCCGAGGCGTCGGTGGCAAGCCCCCTGAGGTTCTTCCTCTCCGGGCGCTCGGCCTACGTCGACGGCCAGCCGGTCACGCTGAGCACCGCCGAGATCCCCGACCAGGACGACGTCCGCCCCCTGGACGGCAAGGTCGCCGTGGTCACCGGCGCGGCGCGGGGCATCGGCGCCGCGATCGCGAAGGTCATGGCCCGGGACGGCGCGCACGTGGTCGCCGTCGACATCCCGGCCGCCGGGCAGTCGCTGGCCGACGTCGCCAACGAGATCGGCGGGACGGCGTTGCAGCTCGACATCACCGCCCCCGACGCGGCGCAGCGGCTGATCGCGCACCTGGAGGAGCGGCACGGCGGGGTGGACGTCGTCGTCCACAACGCCGGCATCACCCGCGACAAGCTGCTGGTCAACATGGACGCCGCCCGCTGGAACTCGGTCATGGCGGTGAACCTGCAGGCCCAGCTGGACATCACCCAGGCGCTGCTGGAGGGCGACGTCTTCAAGCCCGGCGGTCGCGTGGTCGCCGTGAGCTCGCAGTCCGGCATCGCGGGCAACCGCGGGCAGACCAACTACGCGGCGTCGAAGGCCGGCGTCATCGGCATGGTGCGCGCCTGGGCGCCCGCCTTCGCCGAGCGCGGGGCCACCATCAACGCCGTCGCGCCGGGCTTCATCGTCACCGAGATGACGGCCCAGATGCCCTTCGGCACCCGCGAGGTCGGCGCCCGGCTCAACTCGCTGCAGCAGGGCGGGCTGCCGGTCGACGTCGCCGAGACGATCGCCTGGCTGTCGCAGCCGGCCAGCGCCGGGGTGAACGGGCAGGTCGTGCGGGTGTGCGGCCAGTCGCTGCTGGGGGCGTGA